One window of the Candidatus Dependentiae bacterium genome contains the following:
- a CDS encoding DMT family transporter, translating to MIEILVLHMFFGASNPIGKFLLQFTSPAFLSGIRMGIAGLILLGYQYLNPRAHFRFQKNHIWLYLQLTVIGVYLKYILRYWSLSYLEPGKFSFLLNVSPFVAALFSFIFFKEKLTQKKWIGLSIGFIGLVPMLITTSLTERSLGEFVFISWPELAALGAVVAHVYGMIIVRILVRTHEYASGMINGISMFGAGILGLGTAFAIEDCYISNPLSFFTGLMVLVIISNVICKNLYTNLVKHYSVTFLSFTDFLAPCFAVFYSWLWFGEKITWNFYASGIIVLVGLYIFYQDELTHIHAG from the coding sequence ATGATTGAAATACTTGTACTCCACATGTTTTTTGGTGCCTCAAATCCCATTGGTAAGTTTCTATTGCAATTTACTTCTCCAGCATTTTTATCTGGTATACGTATGGGTATAGCTGGATTAATTTTACTTGGTTACCAGTACTTGAATCCGCGTGCACATTTTAGATTTCAAAAGAATCACATTTGGTTGTATCTGCAACTTACGGTAATAGGGGTCTATCTGAAATATATTTTGCGCTATTGGAGCTTGAGTTATTTAGAACCTGGTAAATTTTCTTTTTTACTCAATGTAAGCCCTTTTGTGGCGGCATTATTTTCATTTATATTTTTTAAAGAAAAACTTACTCAGAAAAAATGGATTGGGTTAAGTATTGGCTTTATAGGATTGGTTCCTATGCTTATAACAACATCATTAACCGAACGATCTCTTGGTGAGTTTGTGTTTATTTCATGGCCGGAACTTGCAGCGCTTGGTGCTGTAGTGGCGCATGTATATGGCATGATTATAGTACGTATACTGGTGCGAACTCATGAGTATGCATCAGGCATGATTAATGGTATTTCTATGTTTGGTGCGGGAATATTGGGGCTAGGAACTGCTTTTGCGATTGAAGATTGTTATATTTCTAATCCATTATCATTTTTTACTGGTCTGATGGTTTTGGTAATAATTAGTAATGTTATTTGCAAAAATTTGTATACCAACCTTGTTAAGCATTATAGCGTGACATTTCTTTCATTCACTGATTTTTTGGCGCCATGCTTTGCGGTATTTTACAGCTGGCTTTGGTTTGGAGAAAAAATCACCTGGAATTTTTATGCATCAGGTATAATTGTTCTTGTTGGATTATACATTTTTTACCAAGATGAACTTACACATATTCATGCGGGTTAA
- the rho gene encoding transcription termination factor Rho has product MHELNLNELNMYARRLGIVGAGLMSKDDLITRIKYVLEHPDIEMEVEGVLEKLPDGFGFLRSAQYDYVSGPDDIYVSPSQIRRFNLRTGDTITGVIRKPKEGEKYFALLKVSKVNHQDPSATGDRIHFDQLSPLHPEKKFDLEFDSKALSTRIMDLFTPVGHGQRGLIVAPPKVGKTLLLKELAKSFIANHPDIHLMFLGIDERPEEKADMKRVVQGTNAEVISSTFDEAAERHVQVAELVLEKAKRLVESGKHVVILLDSITRLARAYNTIAPASGKVLTGGIDANALQRPKRFFGAARNTQEAGSLTIIATALVDTGSRMDEVIYEEFKGTGNMEIHMTRKLSNRRIFPAFDLLNSGTRRDDLLLNEEELNKAWVLQKFLATMNTVEGMEFLIDKMKKFKTNKDFVESMNKKSNGQ; this is encoded by the coding sequence TTGCACGAGTTGAATCTCAATGAGCTTAATATGTACGCACGCCGTTTGGGTATTGTGGGTGCAGGACTCATGAGTAAAGACGATCTTATTACGCGTATTAAATACGTACTTGAGCATCCTGATATAGAGATGGAAGTTGAAGGCGTATTGGAAAAACTACCTGATGGATTTGGATTTTTACGCTCTGCGCAATATGACTATGTATCAGGACCAGATGATATTTATGTTTCTCCTTCGCAAATTAGACGTTTTAATCTACGCACGGGTGATACGATTACTGGTGTAATTCGCAAGCCAAAAGAGGGTGAAAAATATTTTGCCTTACTCAAGGTAAGCAAGGTAAATCACCAAGATCCAAGCGCAACAGGTGACCGTATTCATTTTGACCAATTGAGCCCATTGCACCCTGAGAAAAAATTTGATTTGGAATTCGATTCTAAAGCACTTTCTACTCGTATCATGGATCTATTTACGCCAGTTGGACATGGCCAGCGTGGTTTAATTGTTGCACCGCCAAAAGTAGGTAAAACATTATTGCTCAAAGAGCTTGCTAAAAGTTTTATTGCTAATCATCCGGATATTCACTTAATGTTCCTGGGTATTGATGAACGCCCCGAAGAGAAAGCTGATATGAAGCGTGTTGTACAAGGTACTAACGCAGAAGTAATTAGCTCTACATTTGATGAAGCAGCTGAGCGCCATGTGCAGGTAGCGGAACTAGTACTTGAAAAAGCAAAACGATTGGTAGAGTCAGGCAAACACGTAGTTATTTTACTCGATTCTATTACTCGTTTAGCACGTGCGTATAATACTATTGCACCTGCATCAGGTAAGGTATTGACTGGTGGTATTGATGCGAATGCATTGCAACGACCAAAACGATTCTTTGGTGCAGCACGTAACACACAAGAAGCAGGATCTCTTACAATTATTGCAACGGCATTAGTTGATACCGGCTCGCGTATGGATGAAGTTATTTACGAAGAATTTAAAGGTACGGGTAATATGGAAATTCATATGACGCGTAAACTTTCTAACCGTCGCATATTCCCTGCATTCGATTTACTCAACTCAGGTACACGTCGTGATGACTTGTTATTGAATGAAGAAGAATTGAATAAAGCCTGGGTATTACAGAAATTCTTGGCAACGATGAACACCGTTGAAGGTATGGAATTCTTGATTGATAAAATGAAGAAATTCAAAACAAACAAGGACTTTGTAGAGTCCATGAATAAAAAATCAAACGGACAATAA
- the priA gene encoding primosomal protein N', with product MFINVRLLNGFNEPLLYHIPEHWQQKPSINSIVHVPVRNQIVPAIVTQLLVSKPAHITFAIRDADHLEAFPHDTCYAQFIAQLAQYYALEPLHFVKRIKQFVTDTKKQDVEYQAQEYSTPALLDVQLTDEQHNVCAFLKPHITTPQYTPTVLHGVTGSGKTEVYKELIMHALTHNKSVLLLLPEVTLALAFAHRLKHELPDQVTLFSFHSAVGTKEKKQLWQALLDAQPVVIVGVHLPVLLPIANLGLIIVDEEHETGYQEKKHPKINSKEAAIMRAYTAGIPILLGSATPSIQTLHNVQQKNWHFFQLPKRFAGAFPAIKIVLLSDKKQRKNFWISQELQNAIKDRLQKKEQIIIFLNRRGFSFFVQCKQCSFIFSCHGCSVSLTLHTDGRLTCHYCDHKMLLPTACPTCHAGEHQFLKKGIGTQQVVSIIQQLFPEARIARADMDSTAKKKNWQETVVQFATGKIDILVGTQTITKGYDFPNVTLVGILWADLNLHFPIYNAAETTLQQLIQVAGRAGRQRAESLVIVQAMANHTIFEYMNEIDYIKFFTHVMGSRKMLGYPPYKRLVEIELKHTDELTVERDAHTLIYALQTNRSLKKWDLHILGPAKPPVHKIKNTYARKIYIKGVSMQEIVLLFASINHKKYKSSIYFCPNPVT from the coding sequence ATGTTTATTAATGTGAGACTACTCAATGGGTTCAATGAACCCCTACTCTATCATATCCCCGAGCATTGGCAGCAGAAACCATCCATTAATTCTATTGTGCATGTACCAGTACGCAATCAGATTGTACCGGCCATAGTAACACAATTATTGGTCAGCAAGCCGGCACATATCACGTTTGCTATCAGAGATGCAGATCACCTGGAAGCGTTTCCACATGATACCTGTTATGCACAGTTTATTGCACAACTTGCACAGTATTATGCACTTGAACCACTGCACTTTGTCAAACGAATCAAACAATTTGTGACAGATACAAAAAAACAAGATGTTGAATATCAAGCACAAGAATACAGTACCCCTGCATTATTAGATGTGCAGCTGACCGATGAGCAACATAATGTATGTGCATTTTTAAAACCCCATATTACCACGCCACAATACACACCAACCGTGCTACATGGTGTAACTGGTTCTGGCAAAACTGAAGTATATAAAGAGTTAATTATGCATGCACTCACACACAACAAATCCGTGCTCTTATTATTGCCAGAAGTTACTTTAGCACTCGCGTTCGCACATCGGCTCAAACATGAACTGCCTGATCAAGTTACCTTGTTTAGTTTTCATTCAGCAGTAGGAACCAAAGAAAAAAAACAATTGTGGCAAGCATTGCTCGATGCACAACCAGTGGTGATTGTGGGCGTACATTTACCCGTGCTACTACCTATTGCAAATCTTGGATTAATTATTGTTGACGAAGAACATGAGACCGGCTACCAAGAAAAAAAACATCCCAAAATTAACTCCAAAGAAGCAGCCATTATGCGTGCATATACAGCTGGCATTCCGATACTACTAGGTTCTGCAACTCCATCAATCCAAACACTCCATAATGTGCAACAAAAAAATTGGCACTTTTTTCAACTACCTAAACGTTTTGCAGGGGCATTCCCCGCTATAAAAATAGTTTTGTTATCTGATAAAAAACAACGCAAAAATTTTTGGATTAGCCAAGAACTACAAAATGCAATCAAAGATAGATTACAAAAAAAAGAACAGATCATTATATTTTTAAATCGTCGTGGTTTTAGTTTTTTTGTGCAATGCAAACAATGTAGTTTTATATTCTCATGCCATGGTTGTTCGGTAAGCTTAACACTACACACAGATGGCCGTCTCACCTGCCATTACTGTGATCATAAAATGTTACTCCCTACCGCTTGTCCAACCTGCCATGCAGGTGAACATCAGTTTTTAAAAAAAGGTATTGGCACCCAACAAGTGGTCAGCATTATACAACAACTATTTCCAGAAGCACGCATTGCGCGAGCAGATATGGATAGCACGGCAAAGAAAAAAAACTGGCAAGAAACGGTAGTACAATTTGCAACAGGTAAGATTGATATTCTAGTTGGTACGCAAACCATTACTAAAGGATATGATTTCCCAAATGTTACTTTGGTTGGTATTTTATGGGCAGATTTGAATTTACATTTCCCCATCTACAATGCAGCAGAAACTACGTTGCAACAACTTATCCAAGTTGCAGGACGTGCCGGCAGACAACGTGCAGAAAGTTTGGTCATTGTACAAGCTATGGCAAACCACACTATATTTGAATACATGAATGAAATTGATTACATAAAATTTTTCACGCATGTTATGGGATCTCGCAAAATGCTCGGATACCCGCCCTACAAACGATTAGTAGAAATTGAACTTAAACACACCGATGAATTAACCGTTGAACGTGATGCACACACATTAATCTATGCATTACAAACAAACCGCTCACTCAAGAAATGGGATTTACATATTTTGGGTCCTGCAAAACCACCCGTGCATAAAATTAAAAATACATATGCACGCAAAATTTATATTAAGGGGGTTAGCATGCAGGAAATTGTTCTGTTGTTTGCTAGTATCAACCATAAGAAATACAAGAGTTCAATATACTTCTGTCCCAATCCAGTTACCTGA
- the secF gene encoding protein translocase subunit SecF, giving the protein MVNILKYRGLCALFSVLLLASMIGVATYKLQTKGEIFTYSIDFTGGTQVLLKFNQKISATRLKEVLEQKGWDGVVIRDFSSTEYLVRVKEFSNDVKGLAERIRVAAQEVATDTQVTIEESEAVGPGVGASLRWKSIWAVIYALIAMLGYIAFRFWSLGFAVGAVAALFHDALVMLAVFLLFNREISINVIGAILAVLGYSINDTIVIFARIRDNIKTMGNASLYDIVNTSINQTMRRTLLTSFTTGLTVASMFILGGEALRDFSLALLVGIVFGTYSSIYIASPIMMLLYRK; this is encoded by the coding sequence ATGGTAAATATATTGAAATACCGTGGTTTGTGTGCATTGTTTTCTGTCCTATTGTTAGCATCAATGATAGGCGTTGCAACCTATAAATTACAAACAAAGGGTGAAATATTTACTTATAGCATTGATTTTACCGGTGGTACGCAGGTACTTCTCAAGTTTAACCAAAAAATTAGCGCAACGCGCTTGAAAGAGGTACTTGAGCAAAAGGGATGGGATGGAGTAGTCATCAGGGATTTTTCAAGTACAGAATATCTTGTACGTGTTAAAGAATTTTCAAATGATGTTAAGGGATTGGCTGAGCGTATTCGTGTAGCAGCACAAGAAGTTGCTACCGATACACAAGTGACCATTGAAGAAAGTGAAGCTGTAGGACCGGGTGTTGGTGCGTCGCTTCGTTGGAAATCTATCTGGGCAGTTATATATGCGCTTATTGCAATGCTTGGATATATTGCATTCCGCTTCTGGTCTTTGGGATTTGCAGTGGGAGCAGTTGCAGCATTGTTCCATGATGCGCTTGTTATGCTTGCAGTATTCTTATTATTCAATAGAGAGATTTCAATTAATGTTATTGGTGCTATTTTGGCAGTTCTTGGTTACTCAATTAATGACACTATTGTTATTTTTGCACGTATTCGTGACAATATAAAAACCATGGGTAATGCATCACTGTATGATATAGTCAATACTAGTATCAATCAGACTATGCGTCGTACTTTATTGACCAGTTTTACCACTGGTTTGACGGTTGCTTCAATGTTTATACTTGGCGGTGAAGCACTACGAGATTTTTCACTTGCATTGTTAGTAGGTATTGTGTTTGGTACCTATTCATCTATTTATATTGCAAGTCCAATTATGATGTTGCTATATCGTAAATAG
- the polA gene encoding DNA polymerase I, protein MKLDPQKTIFLIDGSSFLYRAYYALRPLHTPQGIPVQAVYSFCRMIKKIIDTFEPKYIALVWDSKGKTTRHTMFEAYKATRQAPPSDLFEQKEFIVQFADMIGMKQVAKQGVEADDIMYSIAKERTQKSDTAVFITADKDMGQAVSDKIVLFDPFKYEIVDKTAVEEKMGFPVEKFPFYFALLGDASDNIPGVHGIGKKGALDLVQEFDSLEDLYANLDKVKKARTQTALQENKDNAFLSRDLFLLQYEPTNLSKEDLAFDAANWVKARPLFEDLNFKSLLAEIGAAKEVRAKSIEDKIAYWKQFDFKAVTTHEELTALATLLTEKGAFAFDTETNGLQPLQVTLIGMSFCVQEGTSYYVPCGHNNGQAQLDIKDILHVLGPILQNPSIKKYMHHAKYDQLVLSNYGIEIEGLALDTLIASYLTNKDWQRPGLKAMSEYLFNEPMLSFADVVTHNKYKDFSQVPLDLALLYAATDAHQTFKLVQPLQEALAKENMQELYATIEHPLINVLYDMEKEGIAIDVDYLNQLNKAVTKALDVIQTDIESYVPKGQTVNLNSPKQVEQLLFQELQLPPQKKNVKGTGYSTDQEVLTILADMHPVPALLVQYRELFKLKSTYIEALPTYVNPKTKRIHTTFSQTSVATGRLSSSEPNLQNIPVGGGLGFGKKIRTAFKPKTGNIFLSADYSQIELRVLAHLSGDKNLINAFLQGHDIHAETAARLFDVPLQGVTNEQRQVGKRINFSILYGLTPYGLSKDLDISFKDAKHYIEKYFDQYPQVLSWMESIVAFTKQHSYTQTLWHRRRYVPAIYEKNKTLYEEARRVAINTVAQGTAAEVMKLGMIKLDQELKRHIPDAALLLQIHDELLISVPQEQADRVEQLTKDVLESVVDWQVPLVVTTRTGYNWHDISK, encoded by the coding sequence GTGAAATTAGACCCTCAAAAAACCATTTTTTTAATTGACGGTTCTTCATTTTTGTATCGTGCATATTATGCATTACGTCCGTTGCATACACCACAAGGCATTCCGGTGCAAGCGGTTTATAGCTTCTGCCGTATGATAAAAAAAATAATTGATACTTTTGAACCCAAGTATATTGCTCTTGTGTGGGACAGCAAAGGTAAAACAACCCGACATACCATGTTTGAGGCGTATAAAGCAACGCGTCAAGCACCACCCAGCGATTTGTTCGAGCAAAAAGAATTTATTGTCCAATTTGCTGATATGATTGGTATGAAGCAAGTTGCAAAGCAGGGTGTAGAAGCTGACGATATTATGTATTCCATTGCCAAAGAACGTACACAAAAAAGTGACACGGCGGTATTTATAACCGCTGATAAAGACATGGGTCAGGCAGTATCGGACAAAATTGTACTTTTCGATCCATTTAAATATGAAATTGTTGATAAAACTGCGGTTGAAGAAAAAATGGGATTTCCGGTAGAAAAATTCCCCTTTTATTTTGCGCTGCTGGGCGATGCATCAGATAATATACCAGGTGTGCATGGTATTGGCAAAAAAGGTGCACTAGATTTAGTGCAAGAATTTGATTCGCTTGAGGATCTATATGCCAACTTGGATAAAGTCAAGAAGGCACGCACGCAAACTGCATTACAAGAAAACAAAGACAATGCATTTTTGAGTCGTGATTTATTTTTATTGCAATATGAACCAACTAATTTATCCAAAGAAGATCTTGCATTTGATGCTGCTAACTGGGTTAAAGCTCGTCCATTGTTTGAAGATTTAAACTTCAAAAGCTTGCTAGCAGAAATTGGTGCTGCCAAAGAAGTGCGCGCAAAAAGTATTGAAGATAAAATTGCTTACTGGAAGCAGTTTGATTTTAAAGCAGTCACCACGCACGAAGAACTTACCGCGTTAGCAACATTGCTTACAGAAAAAGGTGCCTTTGCGTTTGATACTGAGACAAATGGATTGCAGCCTTTGCAAGTTACATTAATTGGTATGTCATTTTGCGTACAAGAGGGTACATCATATTATGTGCCATGTGGCCATAATAATGGACAAGCACAATTAGATATCAAAGATATTTTGCATGTATTAGGCCCAATTTTACAAAATCCAAGCATAAAAAAATATATGCACCATGCAAAGTATGATCAATTAGTACTGAGTAATTATGGTATAGAAATTGAAGGGCTTGCTCTTGATACGTTAATTGCATCTTATTTGACCAACAAAGATTGGCAACGGCCCGGACTCAAGGCAATGTCAGAATACTTATTTAATGAGCCAATGCTAAGTTTTGCAGATGTAGTGACACACAACAAATATAAGGATTTTTCGCAAGTACCACTTGATTTGGCATTGTTGTATGCAGCTACTGATGCACACCAAACATTCAAGCTTGTACAACCACTACAAGAAGCACTCGCAAAAGAAAACATGCAAGAACTCTATGCAACCATAGAACACCCATTAATTAACGTGCTCTATGATATGGAGAAAGAAGGCATTGCAATTGATGTTGATTACCTTAATCAGTTGAATAAAGCCGTAACCAAAGCTTTGGATGTGATTCAAACTGATATTGAAAGCTATGTCCCTAAAGGACAAACAGTTAACCTCAATTCACCCAAACAAGTTGAACAACTGTTGTTCCAAGAATTGCAGTTACCTCCGCAAAAAAAGAATGTAAAAGGTACAGGTTATTCAACCGATCAAGAAGTGCTTACTATTTTGGCAGATATGCATCCGGTGCCGGCATTGTTGGTGCAATACCGAGAATTGTTTAAGTTAAAAAGCACCTATATAGAAGCGCTCCCGACTTACGTGAATCCTAAAACCAAACGTATTCACACAACATTTAGCCAAACAAGTGTGGCGACTGGACGACTTTCAAGTTCTGAACCAAATCTACAAAACATTCCGGTGGGCGGCGGCCTGGGGTTTGGCAAAAAAATTCGCACTGCATTCAAGCCTAAAACAGGCAACATATTCTTGTCGGCGGATTACTCACAAATTGAGTTGCGTGTGCTGGCACATTTGTCTGGCGATAAAAATTTAATTAATGCATTTTTGCAGGGACATGATATTCATGCAGAGACAGCAGCTCGTTTGTTTGATGTGCCACTGCAAGGTGTAACCAATGAACAACGGCAAGTTGGTAAGCGTATTAATTTTAGTATTTTGTACGGCCTCACACCATATGGGTTATCTAAAGATTTAGATATCTCATTCAAAGATGCAAAACATTACATAGAAAAATATTTTGATCAGTATCCACAGGTTTTATCTTGGATGGAAAGTATAGTGGCATTCACCAAGCAACACAGTTATACGCAAACACTCTGGCATCGTCGTCGTTATGTACCTGCAATTTATGAAAAAAATAAAACTCTATATGAAGAAGCGCGACGTGTTGCTATTAATACGGTGGCGCAAGGTACCGCAGCAGAAGTCATGAAGCTGGGTATGATCAAGCTGGATCAAGAATTGAAAAGGCATATTCCAGACGCAGCCTTGTTGCTACAAATTCATGATGAGTTATTAATTTCAGTTCCTCAAGAGCAAGCAGATCGTGTGGAACAATTGACCAAAGACGTACTTGAATCAGTAGTCGATTGGCAGGTTCCATTGGTAGTTACTACACGTACCGGCTACAATTGGCATGATATTAGCAAATAA
- a CDS encoding ankyrin repeat domain-containing protein, with protein MIHPRIWTMCIVSLSIYMGSSHHLNAMLATRTFLFSSYNQFRMLHTHKRLINQAILATIFATECNNQEKKRIISHQLSQIPYYHPYTSSLNMTLFILNSIGNHDNFITTPYNRFGWTLLHVIAQEPYPYFFRILYKNTTGLNIEVQDNIGNTPLHHAARSGQWYMVKYLCAIGANVHAQNNQGLTPDQLSAKYDHELVTHYLQAQKKDTSHEQEEK; from the coding sequence ATGATACACCCAAGAATATGGACCATGTGCATAGTTTCTCTTAGTATTTATATGGGCAGCAGCCACCATCTTAACGCCATGCTTGCCACAAGAACTTTTCTCTTTTCATCATATAATCAGTTCCGTATGCTTCACACCCACAAACGTCTAATCAATCAAGCAATTTTGGCAACTATTTTTGCAACTGAATGTAATAATCAAGAAAAAAAAAGAATCATTAGCCATCAATTAAGTCAAATACCTTATTACCATCCATACACAAGTAGCCTTAACATGACACTCTTTATACTCAATAGTATAGGTAATCATGATAATTTTATAACCACACCATATAACCGATTTGGATGGACCTTGCTACATGTGATAGCGCAAGAACCTTATCCGTATTTTTTTAGAATTTTATACAAAAATACAACTGGATTAAACATTGAAGTACAAGATAATATAGGTAATACACCTCTTCATCATGCTGCACGTAGTGGTCAATGGTACATGGTCAAATATTTGTGTGCAATAGGTGCAAATGTACATGCACAAAATAATCAGGGACTTACACCCGATCAATTGAGCGCAAAGTATGACCATGAACTTGTAACACATTATTTGCAAGCACAAAAAAAAGATACTTCTCATGAACAAGAAGAAAAATAG
- the orn gene encoding oligoribonuclease, translating to MAQQEQNLVWIDLEMTGLNPEENVILEIATIITDSDLNILAYGPSLVIYHSDEVLDIMDMWSREQHTKSGLLDKVRTSRISTQEAAQQTLEFIQQYCIKDTALLAGNSVWQDRAFLRRYMPTIVAYLHYRLIDVTTIKELVSRWYPDSTPFEKADTHRALEDIKESIDELKYYRQTFFK from the coding sequence ATGGCTCAACAAGAACAAAATTTAGTATGGATTGACCTTGAAATGACCGGGTTAAATCCGGAGGAAAACGTTATTTTAGAAATTGCAACTATCATTACCGATAGTGATCTGAATATTCTTGCCTATGGGCCATCATTGGTGATTTATCATTCAGATGAAGTTCTAGATATTATGGATATGTGGTCACGTGAGCAACATACCAAGTCTGGCTTGTTAGACAAAGTACGTACATCCAGAATTTCTACGCAAGAAGCTGCGCAACAAACATTAGAATTTATTCAACAATATTGTATTAAAGACACGGCGCTCCTTGCCGGTAATTCAGTCTGGCAAGACCGTGCATTTTTGCGTAGATATATGCCAACCATTGTTGCATATTTGCATTATCGATTGATTGATGTAACAACGATTAAAGAACTAGTGTCACGTTGGTATCCAGATTCTACACCATTTGAAAAAGCAGATACGCATCGTGCCCTTGAGGATATTAAAGAATCAATTGACGAGCTTAAATATTATCGTCAGACATTTTTTAAGTAA
- the rpmA gene encoding 50S ribosomal protein L27, whose product MATSKSGGSTQNNRESHSKRLGIKLFDGQVVNGGEIIVRQRGTRVHPGKLVGRGSDDTLFAKGPGKIKFHHGMKGRKYVSVLPN is encoded by the coding sequence GTGGCAACGAGTAAATCCGGTGGATCGACGCAGAATAATCGAGAAAGTCATAGTAAGCGATTAGGTATTAAGTTGTTTGATGGCCAGGTGGTTAACGGTGGTGAGATTATAGTTCGCCAACGTGGTACCCGTGTACATCCAGGTAAGCTGGTTGGCCGTGGTAGTGATGATACCCTCTTTGCAAAAGGGCCGGGTAAAATTAAATTCCACCATGGTATGAAGGGTCGCAAATACGTTTCTGTATTGCCTAATTAA